A single genomic interval of Selenobaculum gibii harbors:
- the mutS gene encoding DNA mismatch repair protein MutS: protein MAGYTPMMAQYKEIKSKHPDEILFFRLGDFYEMFFEDAQLASRELEITLTGRDAGLPERIPMCGVPYHASEGYITKLINKGYKVAICEQTGDVKAKGLVKREVIKIITPGTVLSETVLSDANNNYIALLYEDDGKTTLAGADISTGECFYGIYDSDTRRQELFDQLYRLMPPEIILVEALSFNNELKEFCNLRLNHCSFSFMKEVSLDDEELLNVHFDHNEQPQSTYARKGTAALLRYLHDTVKTDLTHLNRLTYLDSTENLIMDTYTLRNLEITRNLRDGGKKDTLLGVLDFTRTAMGSRLLKKWLEYPLLNIGQINARQAAISELIDTFSMRNQLMEALKEVYDFERLLTRIEVGTANARDLVSLRLSLASLPKIKESLKDAKSDLLCQAFENIELYDDVVNLLNHAIVDTPGISLRDGGIIKEGYHKELDELRVIARDSRQMLQDMEQHEKDTTGIKSLKIGYNKVFGYYIEVTHSNAASVPEYYIRKQTLANAERYITPDLKEFETKILGAQEKIVSLEYQLFVEIREQIKKLIYRIQKTARQVAKVDSLYSLSEAASRYNYICPKMNTNGEIIIKDGRHPLVERILERELFVPNDTELNHHESEIMVITGPNMAGKSTYMRQVALLTLMAQVGSFIPAREASITPVDRIFTRIGASDDLVSGQSTFMVEMNEVAQILKYATKKSLIVLDEIGRGTSTFDGMSIARAVIEYVRDKIGAKTLFATHYHELTDLENYSERIKNYCVAVKERGSEVVFLRRIIQGGADKSYGIHVAKLAGLPKVVTERAKKILADLEAEPTKQIKHMDTKVVKEKAISANEGMSSLFANPLNEQILALDVMSMTPLEAINKLYQLQQEAKKEAGKI, encoded by the coding sequence ATGGCTGGATATACGCCTATGATGGCACAATATAAAGAAATAAAAAGTAAACATCCTGATGAAATTTTATTTTTTCGATTAGGAGATTTTTATGAAATGTTTTTTGAAGATGCACAGTTAGCATCGCGTGAGCTAGAGATTACGCTAACTGGACGTGATGCAGGATTACCAGAGAGAATTCCAATGTGTGGAGTACCTTATCACGCTTCAGAAGGATACATTACAAAGTTAATCAATAAAGGATATAAAGTTGCGATTTGTGAACAGACTGGAGATGTAAAAGCAAAAGGATTAGTTAAACGAGAAGTGATAAAAATTATTACTCCGGGAACTGTACTATCCGAAACGGTTTTATCTGATGCAAATAATAATTATATTGCCTTACTTTATGAAGATGACGGGAAAACGACTTTAGCTGGTGCGGACATTTCGACAGGTGAATGTTTTTATGGAATTTATGATAGCGATACAAGACGTCAAGAATTATTTGACCAATTATATCGTTTGATGCCCCCAGAAATTATTTTGGTAGAAGCACTTTCCTTTAATAATGAATTAAAAGAGTTTTGTAATTTAAGGTTAAACCATTGTAGTTTTTCTTTTATGAAAGAGGTGTCATTAGATGATGAGGAATTATTAAATGTACATTTTGATCACAATGAACAACCTCAGAGTACTTATGCTCGTAAAGGGACAGCTGCATTGTTGAGATACTTGCATGATACGGTAAAAACGGATTTAACGCATTTAAATCGATTAACTTACTTAGATTCCACTGAAAATTTAATCATGGATACATATACTTTGCGAAATTTGGAGATTACGAGAAATCTTCGTGATGGTGGGAAAAAAGATACTTTATTAGGGGTATTGGATTTTACTAGGACAGCAATGGGGAGTCGATTATTAAAAAAATGGTTAGAGTATCCTTTACTTAATATAGGTCAGATTAATGCACGTCAGGCAGCGATTTCAGAATTAATAGATACATTTAGTATGAGAAATCAATTAATGGAAGCGTTAAAGGAAGTCTATGATTTTGAACGTCTTTTAACTCGAATTGAAGTTGGAACAGCAAATGCTCGAGATTTAGTATCTCTTAGGTTATCACTTGCTAGTTTACCTAAAATTAAAGAGAGCTTAAAGGATGCGAAAAGCGACTTATTATGTCAGGCATTTGAAAATATTGAATTATATGATGATGTTGTAAATTTGCTGAATCATGCAATTGTTGATACACCGGGAATCTCGCTTCGTGATGGTGGGATTATTAAAGAAGGATATCATAAGGAGCTAGATGAGCTTAGAGTAATTGCGCGTGATAGCAGACAAATGTTACAAGACATGGAGCAACATGAAAAGGATACTACAGGCATTAAATCTTTAAAAATTGGTTATAATAAGGTTTTTGGCTATTATATAGAAGTTACGCATTCTAATGCTGCATCTGTGCCAGAATATTATATTCGTAAACAGACGCTGGCAAATGCAGAACGATATATTACTCCAGATTTGAAAGAATTTGAAACAAAAATTTTAGGTGCGCAAGAAAAAATTGTTAGTCTAGAATATCAGCTTTTTGTTGAAATTCGCGAGCAGATTAAAAAGTTAATTTATCGTATTCAAAAGACGGCTCGGCAAGTTGCAAAGGTTGATTCATTATATAGTTTAAGTGAAGCGGCTAGCCGTTATAATTATATATGTCCTAAAATGAACACTAATGGAGAAATCATAATAAAAGATGGGAGACATCCATTAGTAGAGCGAATTCTCGAACGGGAATTATTTGTACCCAATGACACAGAACTAAATCATCATGAAAGTGAAATTATGGTGATTACTGGGCCAAATATGGCTGGAAAATCAACCTATATGAGGCAAGTAGCGTTATTGACACTTATGGCGCAAGTTGGAAGTTTTATTCCGGCTAGAGAAGCTTCAATTACTCCTGTTGATAGAATTTTTACACGAATTGGTGCAAGTGATGACTTAGTCAGTGGGCAAAGTACATTCATGGTAGAAATGAATGAAGTTGCACAAATATTAAAATATGCAACAAAAAAAAGCTTAATTGTGCTTGATGAAATTGGTAGAGGAACGAGCACTTTTGATGGAATGAGTATTGCTAGAGCCGTAATTGAATATGTTAGAGATAAAATTGGGGCAAAAACATTATTTGCGACGCATTATCATGAACTGACGGATTTAGAAAATTACAGTGAGAGAATTAAAAATTATTGCGTAGCTGTAAAAGAGCGCGGTAGTGAAGTTGTATTTTTACGGAGAATTATTCAGGGCGGTGCTGATAAAAGTTATGGTATTCATGTAGCAAAATTAGCTGGTTTGCCAAAAGTGGTCACAGAACGGGCGAAAAAGATTCTTGCTGATCTAGAAGCAGAACCGACAAAGCAAATAAAACATATGGATACAAAAGTGGTAAAAGAAAAAGCGATAAGTGCAAATGAGGGTATGTCATCTTTATTTGCAAATCCATTAAATGAGCAAATCTTAGCATTGGATGTAATGAGCATGACACCGTTAGAAGCAATTAATAAATTATATCAATTGCAGCAGGAAGCAAAAAAAGAGGCTGGTAAGATATGA
- the mutL gene encoding DNA mismatch repair endonuclease MutL — MSSLIHVLDEQTINKIAAGEVVERPASVIKELVENAIDAGATKIEVEVMAGGTSFMRVTDNGHGMSKEDAQLAVLRHATSKLYQVSDLSSLVTLGFRGEALATIASVSKFSLTTRLVNDEFATLVEIQGGTITDTREAGGNIGTTIKVEDLFYNTPARKKFLKTPNSEGSHINDILIKLAISNPNILFKFINNNKLVLTTPGNGNLFDTLQSIYGVKVGNELLDVHFQDEGIGISGYLSKPAILRSSRQWQTYIVNGRVISSRSIAKAIDNAYHSMLPKNGFPLAVLTINVPQHTIDVNVHPQKTEMKFADEGRIFKAVYKAVLDAIKMPENLETVASPVQNIERHYTSVPISFPHNDLKLAQNQTYNNSLRRELELKDPNVDFSTVQKMLSTEKNREFRTIENAQENKVESYIAEETSNYTEPLQPMGQVADCYIIASAGKDLYIVDQHAAHERILYDRFAQMAEEIPSQQLLVHLFLDFDDKEYQIILDNQALFSKLGFSMEPSGPSAMRLTEVPADIPIGEAEAIIREILGEVQEMRNPSAKEIRHACIAVTACRAAIKAGDLLNIRQMQIILDELANTTLPYTCPHGRPVIIKFQNDELAKMFKRT, encoded by the coding sequence ATGAGTAGTTTAATTCATGTGCTAGATGAACAGACAATAAATAAAATAGCTGCAGGAGAAGTTGTAGAACGTCCGGCATCAGTGATAAAAGAATTAGTAGAAAATGCGATTGATGCTGGTGCAACTAAAATTGAAGTGGAAGTTATGGCTGGTGGAACTAGTTTTATGCGTGTTACAGATAATGGACATGGTATGAGCAAAGAAGATGCCCAGCTAGCAGTTTTACGCCATGCAACTAGTAAATTGTACCAAGTAAGTGATTTATCTTCGCTTGTTACTTTAGGTTTTCGTGGCGAAGCATTAGCAACAATTGCATCTGTATCAAAATTTTCATTAACTACGCGTTTAGTAAATGATGAATTTGCTACATTGGTTGAAATACAGGGTGGAACGATAACTGACACCAGAGAAGCCGGTGGAAATATTGGAACAACAATTAAAGTGGAAGATTTATTTTATAATACACCTGCGCGAAAAAAGTTTTTAAAAACACCAAATTCAGAAGGATCACATATTAATGATATCTTAATTAAATTAGCAATATCTAATCCCAATATATTATTTAAATTTATTAATAATAATAAATTAGTTTTAACTACTCCGGGAAATGGAAATTTATTTGATACCTTACAAAGTATTTATGGTGTAAAAGTTGGTAATGAGTTACTAGATGTACATTTTCAAGATGAAGGAATTGGAATTTCGGGATATTTATCAAAACCAGCAATACTGCGTAGCAGTAGACAATGGCAAACTTATATTGTGAATGGAAGAGTTATTAGTAGTCGTTCGATTGCTAAGGCAATAGATAATGCGTATCATTCTATGCTACCGAAGAATGGGTTTCCTTTAGCAGTATTAACTATTAATGTTCCTCAACATACAATAGATGTAAATGTGCATCCACAGAAAACAGAAATGAAATTTGCTGATGAAGGTAGAATTTTTAAAGCTGTATATAAAGCTGTATTAGACGCAATAAAAATGCCAGAAAATTTGGAGACAGTAGCATCTCCGGTACAAAATATTGAAAGACACTATACAAGTGTTCCTATAAGTTTTCCTCATAATGATTTAAAACTAGCACAAAATCAAACATATAATAATTCGTTAAGAAGAGAGCTTGAATTGAAAGATCCTAATGTTGATTTTTCAACAGTTCAAAAGATGTTATCGACTGAAAAAAATCGTGAATTTAGAACAATAGAAAATGCGCAAGAAAATAAGGTGGAATCTTATATTGCGGAAGAAACTTCAAACTATACAGAACCATTACAGCCGATGGGACAAGTGGCTGATTGTTATATTATCGCCAGTGCAGGAAAAGATTTATATATTGTAGATCAACATGCTGCGCATGAGAGAATTCTTTATGATAGGTTTGCTCAAATGGCAGAAGAAATTCCTTCACAGCAGTTGTTAGTCCATTTATTTCTAGATTTTGATGATAAAGAATATCAAATTATATTAGATAACCAAGCTTTGTTTTCAAAACTTGGATTTTCTATGGAGCCTAGCGGTCCGTCAGCGATGCGATTAACTGAGGTGCCTGCAGATATCCCTATTGGTGAGGCTGAGGCAATTATTCGAGAAATTCTCGGCGAAGTACAGGAAATGCGAAATCCTTCAGCAAAAGAAATTCGCCATGCATGTATTGCAGTTACTGCATGTCGGGCGGCAATTAAAGCAGGGGATTTATTGAATATTAGACAGATGCAAATTATTTTAGATGAACTTGCGAATACGACGCTGCCGTATACTTGTCCACATGGACGCCCTGTGATTATTAAATTTCAAAATGATGAATTAGCAAAGATGTTTAAACGAACTTAG
- the miaB gene encoding tRNA (N6-isopentenyl adenosine(37)-C2)-methylthiotransferase MiaB yields MQNIKQKFVSFLTYGCQMNENDSERLAGQLKNIGYEKQDDLSLADLIIVNTCCVRESAENKIYGKIGNLKRLKTANPNLIIGITGCMAQKDGDAILKKASHVDFVMGTNKIHEISNIIAEVEQSHGRVVNVIQGDQEMPGDLPTIRNGSISTWIPIMYGCNNFCTYCIVPYVRGRERSRDLEDILKEVRDVASQGFKEITLLGQNVNSYGKDSASADFADLLTAVDKIEGIERIRYMTSHPRDLNDKVIDAIKNSRHICEQFHLPVQYGNDTILKSMNRGYTTDDYRNLVRKIRAAVPHASITTDLIVGFPGETEETFQDTLNFLKEIRYDAAYTFLYSKRSGTPAAEMQNQVSTELKKKRLQQLMDVQNQISLEINQQLEGRVLEVMVEGSSKTDENVLSGRTRTNKIVLWDKVGHEAVGQLVQIKITHPQTWVLKGELI; encoded by the coding sequence ATGCAAAATATTAAACAAAAGTTTGTAAGTTTTTTGACTTATGGATGTCAAATGAATGAGAATGACTCTGAACGCTTGGCAGGTCAGTTGAAAAATATAGGGTATGAAAAGCAAGATGACTTGTCATTAGCTGATTTAATTATTGTAAATACTTGTTGTGTGCGTGAAAGTGCAGAAAATAAGATTTATGGAAAAATTGGTAATTTAAAGAGGTTAAAGACAGCTAATCCGAATTTAATTATAGGAATTACAGGTTGTATGGCACAAAAAGATGGTGATGCTATATTAAAAAAAGCATCACATGTTGATTTTGTCATGGGAACAAATAAAATTCATGAGATATCTAATATTATCGCAGAAGTTGAACAATCGCATGGCAGAGTGGTTAATGTTATTCAAGGAGATCAGGAAATGCCTGGAGATTTGCCTACTATACGTAATGGTTCAATATCTACATGGATACCAATTATGTATGGGTGTAATAATTTTTGTACGTATTGTATTGTACCTTATGTGCGAGGGCGTGAACGCAGTCGTGATTTAGAAGATATTTTAAAAGAAGTTCGTGATGTAGCATCGCAAGGATTTAAAGAGATCACTTTACTTGGTCAGAATGTGAATTCTTATGGAAAGGATAGTGCGTCAGCGGATTTTGCAGATTTATTAACTGCAGTTGATAAAATAGAAGGCATTGAACGAATTCGTTACATGACATCTCATCCGCGTGACTTAAATGATAAAGTTATTGATGCGATTAAAAATAGTCGTCATATATGTGAGCAATTTCATTTACCTGTCCAATACGGAAATGATACTATTTTAAAATCTATGAATCGTGGCTATACAACGGATGATTACCGGAATTTAGTAAGAAAAATTCGTGCGGCTGTTCCTCACGCTAGTATTACGACAGATTTAATTGTTGGCTTTCCAGGTGAAACAGAGGAAACCTTTCAAGATACTTTGAATTTTTTAAAAGAAATTCGTTATGATGCAGCATATACATTTTTATATTCCAAACGGTCAGGTACGCCAGCTGCTGAAATGCAAAATCAAGTTTCTACTGAATTAAAAAAGAAACGGTTACAGCAATTGATGGATGTACAGAATCAGATCAGTTTAGAGATTAATCAACAATTAGAAGGACGAGTTCTTGAAGTTATGGTTGAAGGATCTAGTAAAACAGACGAAAATGTATTGTCTGGTCGAACTCGTACAAATAAGATTGTTTTATGGGATAAAGTTGGACATGAAGCAGTAGGGCAGCTTGTGCAAATTAAAATTACGCATCCACAAACGTGGGTATTGAAAGGTGAATTAATATAA
- a CDS encoding stage V sporulation protein S: MEVLKVSAKSNPNSVAGALAGVLRERGGAEMQAIGAGALNQAVKAVAIARGFVAPHGVDLICIPAFTDILIDGEERTAIKLIVEPR, encoded by the coding sequence ATGGAAGTTTTGAAGGTATCAGCAAAGTCAAATCCAAATTCTGTCGCAGGAGCTTTAGCAGGGGTCTTAAGAGAACGTGGTGGTGCCGAAATGCAAGCCATAGGAGCAGGGGCATTAAATCAGGCTGTGAAAGCAGTTGCAATTGCTCGGGGTTTTGTTGCCCCGCACGGCGTTGACTTGATTTGTATTCCAGCTTTTACGGATATTTTGATTGATGGTGAAGAACGTACAGCAATAAAGTTAATTGTAGAGCCAAGATAG
- a CDS encoding DUF3870 domain-containing protein — translation MLNQNLVLFSGYAKLPTGITAGELYKTIGLIVIVDVNTSEIIQADCTLATNLASQHVAGALIGCSFKNGPDGMCQMIERIYQGSAKKAIITAIRIIYDKYRNFMLEYENTIEET, via the coding sequence ATGTTGAATCAAAATTTAGTGTTATTCTCTGGATACGCGAAATTACCAACTGGAATTACAGCTGGAGAACTATATAAAACAATTGGACTGATTGTTATCGTAGATGTAAATACGAGTGAAATTATTCAGGCGGACTGTACTTTAGCGACGAATTTAGCTAGTCAGCATGTAGCCGGAGCATTAATTGGCTGCTCCTTTAAAAACGGACCGGATGGAATGTGTCAGATGATTGAACGCATTTATCAGGGAAGTGCAAAAAAAGCGATTATTACAGCGATTCGAATCATTTATGATAAATATCGTAATTTTATGCTAGAATATGAAAATACTATAGAAGAAACGTAA
- a CDS encoding TIGR00282 family metallophosphoesterase, with the protein MNILIVGDICGKEGRAEAQKWIPILHDEYNIDMVIANGENSAGGVGITKKVLDELFSIQIDVVTSGNHIWDKKEIFSFIDSEDYLIRPANYPPDTPGKGYCVFECKGKKVGVINLLGRTFMPAMDCPFRKADEIIGAIQKDCDYIILDFHAETTSEKMAMGWYLDGRVSCVVGTHTHIQTADERILPQGTGYITDLGMVGPWDSILGVDKDLILKKFLTGLPVKFELAKGSKVFSAIIIHINECNGKVEKIFRILEKDLLKKIEKM; encoded by the coding sequence ATGAATATATTGATCGTGGGAGACATTTGTGGAAAAGAAGGAAGAGCCGAAGCACAAAAATGGATTCCGATATTGCATGATGAATATAATATAGATATGGTTATTGCAAATGGAGAAAATTCAGCTGGTGGAGTAGGAATTACAAAAAAAGTTTTGGATGAATTGTTTTCAATACAGATTGATGTGGTTACATCAGGAAATCATATTTGGGATAAAAAAGAAATTTTTTCCTTTATTGATTCTGAAGATTATCTTATTCGTCCAGCGAATTATCCACCAGATACGCCAGGCAAAGGTTACTGTGTTTTTGAGTGTAAAGGAAAAAAAGTTGGTGTTATCAATTTATTAGGCCGCACTTTTATGCCAGCGATGGATTGTCCATTTCGTAAAGCTGATGAAATTATAGGTGCAATTCAAAAAGACTGTGATTATATAATTTTAGATTTTCATGCAGAAACAACTTCTGAAAAAATGGCTATGGGGTGGTATTTGGATGGGAGGGTATCTTGTGTGGTTGGAACTCATACGCATATTCAAACTGCAGATGAACGCATTTTACCACAAGGGACGGGATATATTACAGACTTAGGCATGGTTGGTCCGTGGGATTCGATTTTAGGGGTGGATAAAGATTTAATTTTGAAAAAATTTTTAACGGGACTACCAGTAAAATTTGAATTAGCGAAAGGTTCTAAGGTATTTTCTGCGATTATTATACATATAAATGAATGTAATGGTAAAGTTGAAAAAATTTTTAGGATTTTAGAAAAAGATTTATTGAAAAAAATTGAAAAAATGTAA
- a CDS encoding Asp23/Gls24 family envelope stress response protein: MEVIALVGPSGTGKSHRALVVAHNEKADAIIDDGILIKDNKIIAGRSAKREASKIMAVKRAIFILEDHAKEVREAIKEIVPKKILILGTSENMVHKIAEILGLPAIKKIVRIEDIASKEEINKAQYYRLKQGKHIIPVPTIELKPHFSGYLIDPLDIFLKKTKTKRRRLGEKSIVRPMFSYYGKLTVSDEAVASIVRHVIELGEVRGKAYKVRVKRERNLENEVGLVITVDVKLPYGIYLPKIAEQKRKEILTAVELMTAMNIYKIDVYIIGLTMK, translated from the coding sequence ATGGAAGTTATTGCTCTAGTAGGTCCTAGTGGAACTGGTAAGAGTCATAGAGCTCTCGTCGTTGCCCATAATGAAAAAGCAGATGCAATTATAGATGATGGTATTTTGATCAAAGATAATAAAATTATTGCGGGTCGTTCTGCGAAGCGCGAAGCTAGCAAAATTATGGCAGTAAAAAGAGCAATTTTTATCTTGGAAGATCATGCTAAGGAAGTTCGCGAGGCAATAAAAGAGATAGTACCTAAAAAAATTCTTATTCTAGGTACTTCAGAAAATATGGTGCATAAGATAGCAGAGATTCTTGGTTTACCGGCAATAAAAAAGATTGTTCGAATTGAGGATATTGCGAGTAAAGAAGAAATTAATAAAGCACAATATTATCGATTAAAGCAGGGAAAACATATTATCCCTGTACCGACGATTGAATTAAAACCACATTTCTCGGGATATTTAATTGATCCGTTAGATATTTTTTTAAAAAAAACGAAAACAAAGCGGCGTAGACTCGGTGAAAAATCTATTGTTCGACCAATGTTTAGTTATTATGGGAAACTAACAGTGAGTGACGAAGCCGTCGCATCTATAGTAAGGCATGTTATTGAACTAGGGGAAGTAAGAGGAAAAGCATATAAAGTTCGGGTAAAACGAGAAAGAAATCTAGAGAATGAGGTTGGTCTTGTTATTACAGTGGATGTAAAATTACCTTATGGTATTTATTTACCGAAAATAGCAGAACAAAAACGCAAAGAAATTCTAACAGCAGTTGAGCTAATGACAGCAATGAATATATATAAGATAGATGTTTATATTATAGGATTGACTATGAAATAA
- a CDS encoding PHP domain-containing protein, producing MASDLHIHTIASDGRLSPQEVVQLAIKNNLKYIAITDHDTLNGLLKLDEKNLLYQESIKIIRGIEFSADMPSNEVHILGYHIDLYYPPLKEKLKSLVDARWNRLDNMIKKLNSLGYIIKKEEVLEIAGDTTSIGRAHIARCLVEKGYFKRLGEIFDQLLGKNCPAYEPHAKLTCEEIIQLVSRAGGVSIIAHPGMIGDDKIVHHLIALGISGIEVFHPKHSPEEVIKYMELAKKNNLFITGGSDYHAIKTRYPEKLGMFTIDDIWAEILDKKSC from the coding sequence ATGGCAAGTGATTTACATATTCATACAATAGCATCTGATGGGAGATTATCACCGCAAGAGGTTGTTCAGTTGGCAATAAAGAATAACTTGAAGTATATAGCGATAACCGATCATGATACACTGAATGGTTTATTAAAACTTGATGAAAAAAATTTACTCTATCAAGAGTCAATAAAAATTATAAGAGGAATTGAATTTAGTGCAGATATGCCTTCAAATGAAGTTCATATTCTTGGATACCATATTGATTTATACTACCCTCCGTTAAAGGAAAAGTTGAAGTCACTGGTAGATGCACGCTGGAATCGTCTAGATAACATGATAAAAAAACTTAATTCTTTAGGATACATAATAAAAAAGGAAGAAGTTTTGGAAATAGCAGGAGATACAACATCTATAGGCAGAGCACATATCGCTAGATGTTTAGTTGAAAAAGGTTATTTTAAAAGGCTTGGGGAGATATTTGATCAGCTTTTAGGTAAAAATTGTCCAGCCTATGAACCTCATGCTAAACTTACATGTGAAGAAATTATTCAATTAGTTTCGCGGGCTGGAGGAGTTTCTATAATAGCACATCCTGGTATGATAGGTGATGATAAAATTGTTCATCATTTAATTGCTTTAGGGATTAGTGGAATTGAAGTCTTTCATCCTAAACATAGCCCTGAAGAGGTTATAAAATATATGGAGTTGGCTAAAAAAAATAACTTATTCATTACTGGAGGCTCAGATTATCATGCAATAAAGACTAGATATCCAGAGAAGTTAGGGATGTTTACTATTGATGATATTTGGGCAGAAATTTTAGATAAGAAAAGTTGCTAA
- a CDS encoding class I SAM-dependent methyltransferase has product MKVIVTTGQKVTESLIERAKMIADKLNVQFVFRNNDSVELIKRSSKADIIIVVTKQRIVAYTDEGELFFHLNMAQLRIQNIDRGQVDHMAMAMHLKKGMSVLDCTLGMGTDAIVASYIVGVEGKVVGVENSEVTSFIVKNGLEEFCVENVRLEKALKQIEVVQADYNQYLLSLPDKTFDVVYFDPMFRHPLKESVALKPLRAVADHRPIELQALKEAKRVARKYVVVKENRRSKEFERLFIENIVGGKYSNINYGVIQVGDENRKSNYNYWTNCCWKNKS; this is encoded by the coding sequence ATGAAAGTCATTGTAACGACAGGGCAAAAAGTTACAGAGTCTTTGATAGAAAGAGCAAAAATGATTGCTGACAAACTAAACGTACAATTTGTTTTCCGGAATAATGATTCTGTTGAATTGATAAAGAGGAGTTCTAAAGCAGATATTATAATTGTTGTAACAAAACAACGTATAGTTGCATACACTGATGAGGGTGAATTATTTTTTCATTTAAATATGGCACAGTTAAGAATTCAAAATATTGACCGCGGACAGGTTGATCATATGGCTATGGCAATGCACCTTAAAAAAGGAATGTCGGTTTTGGATTGTACATTAGGGATGGGAACTGATGCAATTGTAGCAAGTTACATTGTCGGTGTAGAAGGTAAAGTTGTAGGTGTGGAAAATTCCGAAGTTACATCATTTATCGTAAAAAATGGCTTGGAAGAATTTTGCGTTGAAAATGTTAGGTTAGAAAAAGCATTGAAACAGATTGAAGTTGTACAAGCTGATTATAATCAGTATTTACTCAGTTTGCCGGATAAAACCTTTGATGTTGTTTATTTTGATCCAATGTTTCGGCACCCATTAAAAGAAAGTGTAGCACTAAAGCCGCTACGTGCAGTTGCGGATCATCGTCCTATTGAATTACAGGCTTTAAAAGAAGCAAAGCGAGTTGCTAGAAAATACGTTGTTGTAAAAGAAAATCGTCGGAGTAAAGAGTTTGAACGATTATTCATAGAAAATATTGTTGGGGGAAAATATAGCAATATAAACTATGGTGTTATACAGGTAGGTGATGAAAATAGAAAAAGTAATTACAATTATTGGACCAACTGCTGTTGGAAAAACAAATCTTAG